ATATTAGGTATTGGTGAACCAATGATGTATGCAGTAACACTTCCACTTGGAAAACCATTTATAACTGCATGTTTAGGATCTGGAATTGGAGGTATATTAGCATCTATATTCCATTTAGGTACAGTATCTCAAGGAGTATCAGGATTATTTGGACTATTAATAGTTATACCGGGAACTCAAATTTTCTATATTATTGCCATGTTAGGCGCTTACGTAGGTGGATTTATATTCACATATTTCTTTGGTGTTGATGAAAAAAGAATTGATGAAGTTTATGGAAAATAACTATGGAAAAGGTGATAGAAATGAATTCATTTGGAATATCATTATATCTTGGAACAGGATACAAGAAAAATAAAGAAATAATTGAGAAAGCTCATAAGAATAATGCTAAGTATGCTTTCACTTCCCTTCATATACCAGAAGAGATAGTACGTGATTATCAAAAAGAGGTGGAATCCTTATTAACTATTTGCAAAGTAAATAATCTTAATTTAATAGTTGATGTTGGACCAAGGACATTAGAAAAGCTCGGATTTAAAGATTTTAAGGAACTAAAACAAACAAGTATAACTCATTTACGTTTAGATTATGGCTTTACTTATGAAGAAATCATTGAATTATCTAAAGACTTTAATATTGTGTTTAATGCATCAACTTTACTAGATAATGATATATATGAGCTTAAAAGATTAAATGCAGATTTTTCAAGGTTTTCAGCATGCCATAATTTTTATCCTAAACCATTAACAGGATTATCTTTAAAAAAGGTAAATAAAATTAATAAGAAATTAAAAAATCTCGGTATTACTATAATGGCATTTGTAGCCGGAGATAAAGATTTACGGGGACCTCTTCATATGGGATTGCCTACTGTTGAAGAACATAGAAGCGGAGATATATTGTTTAATGTATTGCAATTAACAAAAAATACTGAAACTGAGATATGCATAATTGGTGATATAGATATTACGGATGAAGCTTGGATTAAATTAAAGCAATTATCAGAAGGATATATTTCTTTACATGCTAGAATTGATGAAAAGTATTCATTTGTTAAAGATATAATACATCATGATAGACCAGATTCTAGCGACTATGTAATTAGGTCTCAAGAATCACGTGAGTTTAGTTCACAAGGAAAAATTTTTCAAGTTGAATCACCAAAAGAACGTAAGAAAGGTAGCATTTCAATAGGAAATGCTGATTATTTAAGATATTCAGGAGAACTTGAAATTGCAAGACAAAATCTTGAACCAGAACCTAAAGTAAATATTATTGGAGAAGTTGATATAAATGATATTAAATATTTAGATTATATTACTGACGGTATGGGATTTAAATTTATATAGTTTTAGAAAAAATAAAATCTATCCTTAACTTATTAAATATTTTAATAACCTCAATAAGTAAATTAGTTAATAAACTAAAAATACTTATTGAGGTTGTCTATGTTTAAAGGCTTTTTTTTACTTTGATTAAAGTTTATAATATCTAATGTAACAAATTTAATTGGATGGTGAAAATACATGGAATATATAAATGATATTAACATAAACGAAGCAGTTATACACATATTAGATAGTAATGGGGAAGAACCTGTGCTTAATGAATACAGTTTGGAACTAGATGAGGATATACATAAATTTTTATATAGACATATAGAAAGATGTTTAAATGATGATGAACTTAAATATGCACGTTTTAACCCTGAAAGAAATATAGTCAAAGAAGTTGTACAAGACTATTTAAATGGAATAGATAGTGATTTAATTAATTTATCGAAGGAGCTTGCTAGGCAACTATTCATAATAATGAAAGGAAATGTAAATATTCCAGCGGGGGATCTAATAATAGTATCAATATCTACAGATCAAGGACCGATGATAGGGATACTAAAAATGGATTATGTTAAGAATTTTACTCATGAAATCCAATTTGTAGATCAAAAAATTGGGATAGGAATAGTGCCACAAGTAGCTGGACTTCCAGGTAGTGGACAAAAGATACAAAAGGCTGCATTTCTTAAGCCAATTAGGGAAGATGAAAAATATAACTTGATGATTTTAGATAAGCAAAAAAGTAGTAAAGAAGATGAATATGGAGCAAATTATTTTATAAATACATTTTTAGGTGCAAGTATTATTACTAATGAAAGAGATATGACGAAAACCTTTGTAAAAGCCGCAGAAAACTGGACTAGAAAAAATATTACTGAAGATGCAGGAAAAGCAGAAGAAATTAGGACTGCTATTAAAACTAAATTAAAAGAAGAAGATACTATAAATATAGATTCATTCTCAGAAGAGTTATTCAATGAACAACCACAAGTAAAAGAAGATTTTTCAAATTATATAAAACAACAAGGTTTAAGTGAAGAAGTGGCAGTTGATAAAACTTGGGTTGATAAAAAACTAAAAAGAGTTAGGCTTAATATAGATAAGCAAATTGACTTGTACATAAATGAAGATACTTACCATGATTCCAATAAATTTGAAATTCAAAGAAATGGTGATGGAACTATAAACATGATAGTAAAAAATGTAATGAATTATATAGAAAAGTAAGAGTCCGAATTTTACATTTGGTTACTCGAACTTTCTCTGTAAGCAAGTAGATAGCCCAAATCTACGATTTGGTGAAGGTCACTTTCTATTAGAACAAGAAGATAGCACCTTGTACAGATGCTATCTTCTTTAATTTACATTAATATCTATAACTAACGGATAAAATTAGTACCTACTCTAGGCTCTTTTTCAGGTAGTGAAACTCCAGCTTCTTTACCTGTTTGTATACATTTTAGAAGCCATGCCATATTTTTGCCTAATGTTCTCATTGTTTGCATTCCTTCTAAATCTTGTTTTACTTCTTCAGGAGTATTTCCATGAACCATATTCCAATATTGAGAAGAGACAACAGGCATATTAGAAATGGTAAAGTATTTATTCAACTGATCAAAAGCTGAAGTTGCTCCACCGCGGCGGCAACTCACAATTGCAGCGCCAAGTTTATATTGAAATGAGCCTCCTCCTGCATAGAAAAGTCTATCTAAAAAGGATGTAATTGAACCAGATGGAGCTGCATAGTGTACAGGAGAACCAAAGACAAAGCCATCAGCTTCTTTAGCTTTTTCTAAAGCAACATTGACGATATCATCACTAAATACACACTTACCTTCACCATTCTTATGGCAACCGCCACAACCAATACAACCACTAATAGGCTTGTTTCCAATATGGAAAATTTCTGTTTCAATATTTTCTTTTTCTAATTCATTAGCCACTTCGCACAAAGCAGTATAAGTACATCCTTTGGCTTTTGGACTACCATTAATAAGTAATACTTTCATTTTTGACACCTCATTATAATTTTTTTATCTAATTTCTCACCACTGTAACAATTATTAATATACAACAAAATAATGTTAGAAGATATAACTTGCATAAACATTCACCGTTTGATTCAATAATATTTTTATACCAATAGAATGATTTTTTAGGGATACGCTAATATTATATTTAATGTATATTGAGTAGACATTGTAAAGATAACAGTTGAAAGAAAATATACTATGGTATAAAAATTAAGACATAGATGATTTACATGCATTGTAAACATCTATGTCTTCTATTTTATAACCATATTATTTCATCAATTTAACAAGTACAGCTTTTTGTGCATGTAATCTATTTTCAGATTCATCAAAGATTGCATCCGCATGTTCTTCTAAAACTTCGGCTGTTATTTCTTCACCTCTGTGAGCTGGAAGACAGTGGAGCACCATTACATTTTTATCAGCGATTGTGATTAATTCTTTGTTTATTTGGAAGCTTTCAAAAACTTTAGCACGGATTTCAGTTTCTTCTTCATGTCCCATACTAGCCCAAACATCTGTAATTAATACGTCAGCATTTTTAGCAGCTTCAGATGGGGAAGTAGTTATTGTAAAGTTAACCCCTTCTTTTTCTGCAATTTCTTTTGCTCTGTTTAAGTATTCATCAGTTGCAGTATAATCTTTTGGTGAAGCAATTGAAAAATTCATTCCAACTTTTAAGCAACCAATCATTAAAGAATTTGCCATATTGTTACCATCGCCGATGTAAGCAACTTTTAATCCTTCAAGGATGTTTTTATTTTCTCTTATTGTCATTA
The DNA window shown above is from Clostridium beijerinckii and carries:
- a CDS encoding DUF871 domain-containing protein; the encoded protein is MNSFGISLYLGTGYKKNKEIIEKAHKNNAKYAFTSLHIPEEIVRDYQKEVESLLTICKVNNLNLIVDVGPRTLEKLGFKDFKELKQTSITHLRLDYGFTYEEIIELSKDFNIVFNASTLLDNDIYELKRLNADFSRFSACHNFYPKPLTGLSLKKVNKINKKLKNLGITIMAFVAGDKDLRGPLHMGLPTVEEHRSGDILFNVLQLTKNTETEICIIGDIDITDEAWIKLKQLSEGYISLHARIDEKYSFVKDIIHHDRPDSSDYVIRSQESREFSSQGKIFQVESPKERKKGSISIGNADYLRYSGELEIARQNLEPEPKVNIIGEVDINDIKYLDYITDGMGFKFI
- a CDS encoding nucleoid-associated protein; this translates as MEYINDININEAVIHILDSNGEEPVLNEYSLELDEDIHKFLYRHIERCLNDDELKYARFNPERNIVKEVVQDYLNGIDSDLINLSKELARQLFIIMKGNVNIPAGDLIIVSISTDQGPMIGILKMDYVKNFTHEIQFVDQKIGIGIVPQVAGLPGSGQKIQKAAFLKPIREDEKYNLMILDKQKSSKEDEYGANYFINTFLGASIITNERDMTKTFVKAAENWTRKNITEDAGKAEEIRTAIKTKLKEEDTINIDSFSEELFNEQPQVKEDFSNYIKQQGLSEEVAVDKTWVDKKLKRVRLNIDKQIDLYINEDTYHDSNKFEIQRNGDGTINMIVKNVMNYIEK
- a CDS encoding flavodoxin family protein produces the protein MKVLLINGSPKAKGCTYTALCEVANELEKENIETEIFHIGNKPISGCIGCGGCHKNGEGKCVFSDDIVNVALEKAKEADGFVFGSPVHYAAPSGSITSFLDRLFYAGGGSFQYKLGAAIVSCRRGGATSAFDQLNKYFTISNMPVVSSQYWNMVHGNTPEEVKQDLEGMQTMRTLGKNMAWLLKCIQTGKEAGVSLPEKEPRVGTNFIR
- the argF gene encoding ornithine carbamoyltransferase, producing MKKDLLKMDDLSKEEILDILNLADQLKYEQKHGIEHHHLKGKSLGMIFEKSSTRTRVSFEAGMYQLGGNSLFLTDRDLQIGRGEPIEDTARVLSRFIQGIMIRTFSHEEVEKLAKYSSIPIINGLTDTEHPCQVLADLMTIRENKNILEGLKVAYIGDGNNMANSLMIGCLKVGMNFSIASPKDYTATDEYLNRAKEIAEKEGVNFTITTSPSEAAKNADVLITDVWASMGHEEETEIRAKVFESFQINKELITIADKNVMVLHCLPAHRGEEITAEVLEEHADAIFDESENRLHAQKAVLVKLMK